CATAAATTGTTCTTTACTACCTATCCAGGTATGTTTCCGTGAATAGTTTATTAGATAAAAGGTTAATTagtacaatttattattattaaaaactctTCCATGAACcaacttatttatgatattcaatatttattattattatttttatagctTGATCAGGCACGGGTGTGGAGACACAGCTCAGTCATGACCTCTGAACTTTGGCTACTCATGTCATGATCACTTGCTGTTGCTTCCTTGTCTATTTTCTCCCATGGCTTCTTCCCACACTAACATTAACACAACCAACAAATTTCAAAACTTCATTCATCAATATCATTTTCTCAATTGTAGTTAATTGATCATTACCTCTAGACATAATCTTGCATTTTCTTCCAGCAATTCCCTCTCCTGCTTTTGTAACAATAAATTAATGGATGATATTTTACAACAAAAGTTACAAAATTCATGCATGATATATTTATTACCTTTTGCTTTAGCTTCTCTACTTGCTCTTTGAACAGATGTTCCTGCATTATCATATATTGGGTAATCATCATCTTCCACATTTTTTTCATGATTTAATGAATTTAGCTATATATATACCTTTCTTGTACGAATTTTGTGTAAGCTTCGGTTCATTTGGGCATCCATTTCATTCAGTTCTTCAAGCGAGTATGAATCAATACTTTGTCCCAGAAGTCTCCTAaacgatttaaattaatttgattttatattttatgcatTGAAAATTTTAGTTGATGTTTTATGTTCTAATTAATTACCGTTGAGTGGATTCCAGAAACTGGATCATTCCAGCCATATGTG
Above is a window of Impatiens glandulifera unplaced genomic scaffold, dImpGla2.1, whole genome shotgun sequence DNA encoding:
- the LOC124917191 gene encoding MADS-box protein AGL42-like → IEKTIKLYKEYRKDQKLDETNRPIMDHHHIQLLKSESAHMAGMIQFLESTQRRLLGQSIDSYSLEELNEMDAQMNRSLHKIRTRKEHLFKEQVEKLKQKERELLEENARLCLECGKKPWEKIDKEATASDHDMSSQSSEVMTELCLHTRA